TGGCTGGACGCCCGCCCGGCCGGGCAGGACGTCGCCGACCGCTTCGTCCGGCTGCTCGACGAGCCGCTGACCCCGGCGGTCGTCACCGCCGAGCTGCCGGCCGCCTGAGCCGTGTCCCGCCGCGACCCGCAGGAGGCCCGCGCCCTCGGGCTGTGGACGGCGGGCTGCCTGTTCGTCCTGCTGCTCGCCGGGCTGCTGTGGGTCGGCGACCTGGCGCTGCAGTGGCCGGTGCTGCTGGTGCCCGTGCTCTGGGCGCTGGTCGCGCTGCGCCCGCGCCGGGGCCCGGCCCGGGACCGGTCGCGCAGCCGCCGCGACCGCCGTCCCGAGGGCCCCGACCGGCTCGACGGCTGGCCGCCCCGCGACGACTGGCCGCGCGACGACTGGCCGCCGCGGGACGTGCCGCCGTCCCGCGAGGTGCCGCCGACCCGCGAGATGCCGGCCTCCTGGCAGCAGCCGTGGCCGCCCGACGTCCCGGGGCGCGGCCGGCACGGGTGACCCCGTTCCGTGGGACGGCTGGGGCGGGTGTGTGCCCCGGAGGGGGGACACGCCCCCTCGTCGTCATGCTCCTGTCACCTGCCGGCTCTAGCGTCCGGGGTGGACGACGGGCCCGCCCCGCCGTCCACGGGAGGCCCGGTTGGTGCTGACGACACCGTCGACCAGGGGGCCGGTGCCCGGTCCCTGTGCCGGGGCCCCGGTCCCCCTCGAGCCGGGGCGCGCCATCACCGCGCCCCACGGGAGATGCCTCGTGACCGCTCGTCGCACGCACGTCCTCGACACCTCCGTCCTGCTGTCCGACCCGGGTGCCCTGCTGCGCTTCGGGAGCGCCGACGTGGTGCTCCCGCTCGTGGTGATCGGGGAGCTCGAGGACAAGCGGCACCACCCGGAGCTGGGCTGGTTCGCGCGGCAGGCGCTGCGCATCCTCGACGAGCTGCGGGTCACGCACGGCCGGCTCGACGCGCCGGTGCCGATCGGCGAGGACGGCGGCACCCTGCACGTGGAGCTCAACCACAGCGACCCGTCGGTGCTGCCGGCCGGCTTCCGCGCCGACAGCAACGACAGCCGGATCATGGTCGTGGCGCTCAACCTGCGCGCCGAGGGCCGTGACGTCTGCCTGGTCACCAAGGACGTGCCGCTGCGGGTCAAGGCGGCCGCCGTCGGCCTGGAGACCGACGAGTACCGGGTGCACGACGCCGTCGACGCCGGCTGGACCGGGATGGCCGAGGTGTCGGTCGAGGACGCCGAGCTCGACGACCTCTACGACGGCGGGGAGGCGCACGTGCCGGCCGCGGCGGAGCTGCCCGCGCACACCGGGCTGGTGCTGCTGTCCTCGCGCGGGTCGGCGCTGGGCCGGGTCATGCCGGACAAGCAGGTGCGGCTGGTCCGCGGCGACCGCGAGGCGTTCGGGCTGCACGGGCGCTCGGCCGAGCAGCGGATCGCCCTCGACCTGCTGCTCGATCCCGAGATCGGCATCGTCTCGCTCGGCGGGCGGGCCGGGACCGGGAAGTCCGCGCTGGCGCTGTGCGCAGGGCTGGAGTCGGTGATGGAGCGGCGGGCGCACGCGAAGGTCGTCGTCTTCCGGCCGCTGTACGCCGTCGGCGGGCAGGAGCTCGGGTACCTGCCGGGCAGCGAGGGCGAGAAGATGTCGCCCTGGGCGCAGGCGGTGTACGACACGCTCGGCGCGCTGGTGTCGAGGCACGTGCTGGAGGAGATCGCCTCGCGCGACCTCATCGAGGTGCTGCCGCTGACGCACATCCGGGGCCGCTCGCTGCACGACTCGTTCGTGATCGTCGACGAGGCGCAGTCGCTCGAGCGCGGCGTGCTGCTGACCGTGCTGTCGCGGCTGGGCTCGGGCTCGCGGGTGGTGCTCACCCACGACGTCGCCCAGCGGGACAACCTGCGCGTGGGCCGGCACGACGGCATCGCGGCGGTGGTCGAGCAGCTGAAGGGGCACCCGCTGTTCGCGCACGTCACGCTGACCCGCTCGGAGCGCTCGCCGATCGCCGCCCTGGTCACCGAGATGCTGGAGGACCTCCCGCTCTGACGCCCGGCGCGGCCCCGCCCGAGCTCTCCTGGGGTGTTGCTCGATCCACTGGGGTCCTGCAGCACTCCCGAAGGTCGAGGAACACCCCAGGAGTGGCTCATCCGCCGCGGCTGAGCGCTCGCCGGACGCGGGCGCCGAGCCGGGTGAGGGAGTCGAGGTCGGCCCAGGTCCAGCGGACGACGCCCCAGCCCTCGTCCCGGATCGCGTCCTCGCGCCGCTTCTCCTCGAAGACGGCGTCACCGGGTAGCTGCCCCGGCCGCAGCAGCCGGCCGTACTTGACGCGTCCGTCGAACTCACCGACGACCCGGCGGTCCTCCCAGGCGAAGTCGGTCCGGCCGAGCAGCACCCCGTCCAGCGTCCGCACGCGGAACTGCAGGTCGCTCGGCACCAGACCCAGCCGGTGCAGGGCCACCCGGCTCCGGCTCTCGCCCACGCTCTCGCTCCGGCCGTCGGCGAAGGACACGGCCCGGCTCGCGGACCGGACCCCTGGCCGACCGGCGCAGCGGCCCAGCGCCTCGCTCAGTGACGGTCCGGTGCACAGGCCGGTGTGCAGGGCCGCGTCCAGGACGACGACGGCGCGGTCGAACGGGAGCGTGCGGGCGAGGTCGACGGCGGTCCGCGCAGGACTGGTGACGAGGACACCGCCGACCTCGACCACCTCGTCGTCGCCCAGGCTCCCGACGTGGACGACGAGGGCACGGCTGGCGTCGTTCCAGGACGGCGGCCGGCGGGTGACGTGGACCCGGTCCAGCCGCACGCCCCACAGCGGGAGGCCGAACAGCACCGCCGCCGACTGGTGACTGACCACGGCCGGTCGACGCAGGCCGCCGAGCGCAGCCCTGACCAGCAGCCGGTGCCGCGCGGCTGCGCCGTCGGGAGGGGCTCCGTCGAGGTACGCGCCGCGACGCAGGCGGACCCAGTCCTGGCGCCGGGTCAGGCGCCCGATCTCGTCGTCGGAGAAGCCCTGGTCGAGGGCGTCGCGGCGGAGGACCACGCGGGGTGGGGCATCGCTCACGCGGGGGACCGTCGCGCGCCGGGCAGCTCGTCGGGCCGGCGCTGGCGGGGTCGTGGACAGCGCCCTGCCTGTGGACGACCCGGTCCTGGAGCCGACTGCGACCTGCCGGGGTGCTGCAGGACCCCAGCGGGTCGCACAGCACCCCAGGAGCGGTCGGGTCAGGGCGTCGGGGTGCGGTCCTGGTCGCCGGCGGTGGCGGACGGCGTCCGTTCGGTGCCGGGCGGGCGGGACGGCGTCGCGGCGAACCGCAGCAGCGCCACCGCGCCCCAGCCCGCGAGCAGGCACCACGGCAGCCGGACGACGACCTCGTCGGCCGAGAAGTCGCCGCGCAGGCCGAGCGCGAACACCGGCAGGGCCAGCACGAACCCCACCGCGAGGACGTCCCAGCGCAGCGGGCTCATGCCCCCGGTGCCTCCAGTCGCTCGCACAGCAGGGAGGCCCAGCGGTGCGCGGTCGCCCGGACGCCGTCGAGGAGGGCCACGGGCACCGCCGTCCGCCCCAGCACGGCGGCGGGGTCGGCGGTCAGGTCGGTGTCCTGGACGACGAGGGCGTCGACGCGGGGGAGCGCGTCGAGCCACGGCCCGACGTCCTCGGGCTTGCGGGTGGCCTCGACCACGGCCCAGACGGCGACCGGCGAGAAGATCGCCATGATCTGCTCGAGCCAGGTGCGCCCACCGGCGCGCATCGGGGCGTCGACCGCGACGACGGTCGGCGTGCCGGCCCGGGCGGCCTCCTGCTTGCGCTCGATCGCGGTGTCGACCGAGGTGATCCGGCTGCCCTCGGCCGCCAGCGCGGCGAGGTCGCCACGGGTGGCCCACTGCAGCCGGTCGCCGTCGAGCCGCATGGAGACGGCCAGCGACCGGGCGGCGGCCAGCGTCTCGACGCCGGGACCCACCACCAGCAGCACCTCCCCGGCGCCGGCGGGGGCCGACGGTGCCGGGGGCAGCGCCCCGCCCAGGGCCCGGGTGAGCGCGGCGTAGGTGCCGTGCGCGGCGACCTCGGCGGGGAAGCCGGCGCCGAGCAGCTCCTCGGGCAGGCCGAGCGCCCGCAGCCGGGCGACGGTGCCGGCCGCCTCGACCACCCGCGGGTCCACGAGGTCGCCGCCCGAGGGACCGCCCACCCCGCGCTCGCGCACGGAGGGGACGACGACCCGGCCGCTCGACCAGCCGCCGGCGGCGCGCGCGTCGACCGGCAGGCGGGTCACGGTGGCCAGGCCCTGGGCCGACCGCGGCGCGGACACCCGGGCGACGGCCTGACCCGGCACCGGCGGCAGCCGCCGCGCCGGCGGGACCGGCGGGCGACCCAGCAGCCGCGGCACCGCCAGCTCCGTGCCGGGGGTCGGCGGGGGCAGCAGCGACAGCGGGGGGAGGACGGCGGTCGCGTCGAGCGGCAGCGGGGCCGGGTCGCTGGCGGTGGGCGCGAGGGCCAGCGGCTCGACGTCGTCCCGGACGTCGGCGGCCACCTCCCACTCGTCGGACTCGGCCGAGGCCTCGACCCAGCCCGGCTCGGCGGTGACGCGGCGCGAGCTGACCGGGACCGGCGGGCGGCCGCGGTGCACGCCGCCCTGGGTCGAGGCGCTGGCGAGGACGCCGCGGAGGATGTCGGTCAGCGCGTCGTCGGGGGTGTCGTGGGCGAGCGCGGCGCGCAGCACCTCGGCGATCGCCTCCTCGCGCCCGGTGGACGGGCCGGCGGGCTGCTCCTCGGCGGCCCACTCCGAGGTCACCGGCTGCGGTGCCGGGACCTCCATCGGCTCGACGACGACGGCCGGCAGCACGTCTGTGGGCGGCTCGTCGGCGACGGCGACCTCGGCAGCGACGCGGCGCTGCACGGTGTCGACCGCGCGGCCGACGACGGCCAGCACCGGCTGCTCGACGGCGGGCTCGGCCCGGTGCTCGTCCTCGGCCGCGTCACCGAGGAGCTCGGCCAGCAGCGACTCGTCGTCGGCGGTCTCGTCGGCGACGTCCTCCGCCGACGGCTCGTCGGCCTCCGCCGCGGCAGGCGCGTGCGCCTGCTGGGCGGCGGGCCGGGCGGGCACCGCCGGGCGGACGGCGGGGACGGGCTCGGCCCACATGTCCACCTCGGGCGCGGCGACCTCGGCCGGCTCGGCGACCCGCGGCAGCTCGACGGCGACCTCGACGACCGGAGCCGCGGCGGGCGGGGCCTCGACGACGGCGGCTGCGGCGGGCGCGGCGGGCGGGGCCTCGACGACGGCGGCCGCGGCGGGCGCGGGCTGCTCGGCGACGGCGGGTGCCGGCGCGGCGACCGGCGCGGGGGCCGGTGCCGGCGCGGGCGTGACCGCGGCGACCGCGGCGAGCGCTGCGGCGAGCGGCATGGCGGGGGCGGCGGGCGCCGGTGCGGGCGTGCGCACGACCGACCGGGCGGCCCGCTCCTCGCGCTCGGGAGGGGCAGCCGAGCGCAGCGCGGCCGCGGCGGAGGCGGCCGCGGCGGAGGCGACGGCGTCGTCGACGGCCTCGCGGACCTCGCGGTCGCCGGCGACGACCTGCGCCAGCGCGGCGGTGAACAGCGAGGGACCGGCGGCGTCCTCGACCGGCGTCGCGGGCGGGCGCACCGGGGCGCGGCGGGCACCGGCGGTCGCCGTCCGCCCGGCAGCCGGGGCAGCGGCGGGGACGGCAGCGGACCGGTCCGCGGCGGACCAGGGACCAGCGGCCGCACGGGGAGCAGCAGCGGCACGGGGAGCGGCGGCGGCACGGGGAGCGCCGGCGCGGGAGGCGGCCGTCGGGAACGCCGACCGGGAGTACAGGTCGACCTCGGGCTGGTCACCGTCGGAGCCGAACAGGCCGGCCAGCTCGGCGACCGGGTCGGGCAGCCCGGCAGCGGGGCGCGCTCCGGCCGCCGACCGCGAGGCGGCAGGACGACCGGCGGCAGGACGACCGGCGGCAGGACGACCGGCGGAGGGACGGGCGGCGGAGGGACGGGCGGCAGCCGGGGCGGCGGCCCGCGCGCGGCGCAGCTCGTGCGCCCGCCAGACGTCGGAGTCGTCGGACAGCGGACCGGCGTCGCGGCTGAGCGCGGCCTCGATCCGGCGGGCCGACTCCGACAGCGGAGCGGGCTCCCGGGAGGCACGGCGCGTGACCGCCGGCTCGACGTCCTCCACCTCGGCGACGAAGCGCTCGGTGGCGAAGAAGCCCAGCACCCCGCCGGAGCGGATGCGGCGCACGCCGGTGATCCGCACGGAGGAGCCGTACCGCTCGCGCGCCGCGGCGACGGCCGCCTCCGGCGTGGGCGCCTCAACGGATGGCAACGGCACCGTTCACCACTCCCAGTGACTCGATCTGGGCCGTCCGGGAGACCTCCGAGTAGGAGATCACCGGAAGGCGGGGCAGGACCTGGCGCATCAGGCGGGACAGGGCGGCCCGGACCTGGGGGGAGCACACGAGCACGGGCGCCAGGCCGTGGCTCTCGGCGTCCTCGAGCAGCCCGCTGCAGCCGGTGACGAGCGCGTCGACCGAGCCGGCGTCGAGGGCGAGCACCTGGCCGCCGTCGCTCTGCCGGACCGCCTCGAGCAGGCGCTGCTCGAAGCCCGGCTCCAGCGTCAGCACGTGCAGCCGCTCGTCGGGCGTGACGTAGGGGTGGCTGATCGCCGAGCCGAGCGACGCGCGCACGGCCTCGACCAGGCCGTCGACGTCGGTGGACACCTTCGCCCGGACCGAGAGGGCCTCGAAGATGCGCACCAGGTCGCGGATGGAGACGTTCTCGGCCAGCAGCGCGTGCAGCACCCGCTGCACCTCGCCGAGGGTGAGCAGCGCGGGGGTGAGCTCCTCGACGACGACCGGGTGGGTGCGGCGGACCATCTCCACCAGCAGCCGGACGTCCTCGCGGCCGAGCAGCTCGGCGGCGTTCTGCCGGACCACCTCGGCCAGGTGCGTGGTGATGACCGAGGAGCGGTCGACGACGGTCGCGCCGGCCATCTCCGCCTGCCGCTGCAGCTCGACCGGCACCCACTTGGCGGGCAGGCCGAACACCGGCTCGCGGGTGGGCCGGCCGGGCAGCCCGTCGAGGGCGTCGCCGATGGCCAGCACGGTGCCCGCGGGGGAGGTGCCCTTCGCGGCCGGCACGCCGTTGAGCCAGATGACGTACTGCGACGCGGGCAGGTCGAGGTTGTCGCGGGTGCGGACCAGCGGGATGACCAGGCCGGTCTCCATCGCGACCTTCCGGCGCAGCGCCTTGACCCGGTCGAGCAGGTCGCCGCCGCGGGAGGTGTC
This region of Geodermatophilus bullaregiensis genomic DNA includes:
- a CDS encoding PhoH family protein gives rise to the protein MTARRTHVLDTSVLLSDPGALLRFGSADVVLPLVVIGELEDKRHHPELGWFARQALRILDELRVTHGRLDAPVPIGEDGGTLHVELNHSDPSVLPAGFRADSNDSRIMVVALNLRAEGRDVCLVTKDVPLRVKAAAVGLETDEYRVHDAVDAGWTGMAEVSVEDAELDDLYDGGEAHVPAAAELPAHTGLVLLSSRGSALGRVMPDKQVRLVRGDREAFGLHGRSAEQRIALDLLLDPEIGIVSLGGRAGTGKSALALCAGLESVMERRAHAKVVVFRPLYAVGGQELGYLPGSEGEKMSPWAQAVYDTLGALVSRHVLEEIASRDLIEVLPLTHIRGRSLHDSFVIVDEAQSLERGVLLTVLSRLGSGSRVVLTHDVAQRDNLRVGRHDGIAAVVEQLKGHPLFAHVTLTRSERSPIAALVTEMLEDLPL